TGGAGCTGGATGCCAGCATCGGCCTGCTCAAGCCGGGCGCCACGGTGATCGACCTCGGCTCCGCGCCGGGAGGCTGGCTGCAGGTCGCGGCCGCCAAGCGCTGCCGCATCGTCGGGATCGACCTGCTTCCGGTCGAGCCCGTGACGGGCGCCGACATCCTTGCCGGCGACTTCACCGACGCCGCCCTGCAGGAGGCGATCCGCGCCAAGGCGGCGGGACCGGTCCATCTGGTCATGAGCGACATGGCCGCGAACGCGACCGGCACGCGCGCGGTCGACCGCCTGCGGGCGGAGGGACTGGCCGAGGCGGTCCTCGCCTTCGCCTTCGAGGTGCTGGCGCCGGACGGCGCGGTCGTGATCAAGCTGGTGAAGGGGGCGGAGGCGAACGTCATCCAGACGGCCAAGCCCGCCTTCGGCAGCGTCCGTCTCGTCCGCCCGCCGGCCACGAGGCGCGACTCCTCGGAAGTCTACCTGGTCGCCACACGCTTTCGCGGCGTCCGTCCCGATACCCCGGAACCGGCATAGCCGGCCCCCGTCCGTCCAGCCGGAGAACAGCATGACGAGACTGCACCGCGGCGAGCGGGTCGTGCTCGCCACCCACAACGCCGGCAAGCTTCGCGAGTTCGACATGCTGCTGGCGCCGCTCGGCATCGAAGTGGTCTCGGCCGGCTCGCTCGGCCTCGCCGAGCCGGAGGAGACCGGCGACAGCTTCGCCGCCAACGCCATCCTGAAGGCCGAGGCGGCGGTGGCCGCCACGGGCTTGCCCGCCCTGGCCGACGACAGCGGCGTGTCGGTCGCCGGCCTGGGCGGCGCGCCCGGCATCTACTCGGCGCGCTGGGCCGGTCCCGGCAAGGACTTCGCCATCGCGATGCGCCGGGTCCGTGACGAACTCGCCGGGCGCTTCGGCAGCTTCGAACGGGCCGACCGTCGCGGCGCGTTCATCGCCTGCCTGGCGATCGTGCGTCCCGGCGGCGAGCGAGCGACCTTCGAGGGCCGTTGCGACGGCACGCTGGTCTGGCCGCCGCGCGGCGAGGGAGGCTTCGGCTACGATCCGATGTTCGTGCCCGACGGCGACGACCGCACGTTCGGGGAGATGACCGCGGCGGAGAAGAAAGCCTTCAGTCATCGCGCCCGCGCCCTCGCCGTCCTGAAGCAGGCATGCCTGAGCGCGGGATGACCGAGCCCAGGCCGCTGGCGCTGTTCGTGCGCTGGCCGGCACGTTCCGGCTCGCCCGAGCGCAGGGCGGCGGCGACCGTGGCCGCGTTCGAACGCCTGTCGGTCGACCTGCCGGACGTGCATGTGGCCGGGTTGCTGATCGACGGCACCGCGGCGCCCATGCCGCCTGACGCGATCCGGTCGCTCCTGGCCGCCGTCGAGCACCGGTTCGGGATTGCCGCGGGCTGCGAGATCACGCTGGAGACGCCGCCGGGCGAAGCGGCGCTGTTCGACGGCTGGGCCGCCGCGGGCTGCGAGATCACGCTGGAGACGCCGCCGGGCGAAGCGGCGCTGTTCGACGGCTGGGCCGCCGCGGGCGTCAATCGCCTGGCGCTCTGCCTCGGGCGTTTCACCCGCGCCGATCATGAGGCGCTCCGCGCGGCGACCGGGCGCTTCGCCCGCGTCGCCGCCGATCTCAGCTATGGCTGGCCGGGCCACGAGCTCGCCTCGTGGCGGCACGTGCTCGAAGAGGTCGCGCGGTCGGGCGCGGGCCACGTCTCGCTCGACGAGGAGGCCGGCGACGGCGACGAGGCCGCCGATCTCTATCTCCTGGCCGACGACGTTCTCGGGACCGCCGGGCTGCCGCGCTACGAGACCGTGAACTTCGCACGCCCCGGCCAGGAGTCGCGCCAGAACGAGCATGTCTGGCTGGGCGGCGGCTATCTCGGCATCGGCCCGGCCGCGGTCGGACGGATCGATCGGGCCGGCGAGCGCATCGCCACGACCGGTCACGCCGACGACGAGGCTTGGCTGGCCGCCGTCGAGGCCGGCGGCGACGGCCTGGCGGAGCGGATCCGGCTCGATCCGGCCACGCGGCGCGACGAGCTCTTCGTGTCCGCGCTGCGACGGCGCGAGGGCTTGCCTCACGCCGTCGCGCAGGCCGTCCTCGGCCGGTCGATCGAGGACGTGGTCTCCGCCCGGGCGCTGCGCATGCTGACCGGCGACGGCTTTCTCGACCTCGACACGCAGGGCCTGCGCGCCACGGACCGGGGTGCTGTCGTCCTCGATTCGATCCTGGTGCGCCTGCTCGAGGAGACCGGCGATCCTCAGCCGCCGAGACCGAGCGCCCGGCGCTGATGGTCGACGAGCTGGCGGACGCCCTGCTCCGCGAGCTGGAGCAGGGCGTCGAAATGGGCACGCGACAGGGGCGCGCTCTCGGCGGTGGTCTGCACCTCGATCAGATCGCCCGACGCGGTCAGCACGAAATTGCCGTCGGCTTCCGCGGTGCTGTCCTCGGCATAGTCGAGGTCGAGCACGGGCTGGCCGGCGCACAGGCCGCAGGACACCGCGGCCACGGCGGAGCGCAGCGGCAGCGCCGGTAGCGCGCCCTGGTCCACCAGGCCCTGCAAGGCGACGTGCAGGGCGACATAGGCGCCCGTGATCGCCGCCGTGCGCGTGCCGCCGTCCGCCTGCAGGACGTCGCAGTCCAGCGTGATCTGGCGCTCGCCCAGGCCGTCCAAGAGGGTCACCGCACGCAGCGACCGGCCGATAAGGCGCTGGATCTCCTGCGTCCGCCCGGACTGCTTGCCGCGCGCCGCCTCGCGCGCGCTCCGCGTGTGGGTCGAGCGCGGCAGCATGCCGTATTCGGCCGTGACCCAGCCACGCCCGGTGTTGCGCAGAAACGGCGGCACCCGCTCCTCGACCGACGCGGTGCAGAGAACCC
Above is a genomic segment from Geminicoccaceae bacterium SCSIO 64248 containing:
- the rdgB gene encoding RdgB/HAM1 family non-canonical purine NTP pyrophosphatase, giving the protein MTRLHRGERVVLATHNAGKLREFDMLLAPLGIEVVSAGSLGLAEPEETGDSFAANAILKAEAAVAATGLPALADDSGVSVAGLGGAPGIYSARWAGPGKDFAIAMRRVRDELAGRFGSFERADRRGAFIACLAIVRPGGERATFEGRCDGTLVWPPRGEGGFGYDPMFVPDGDDRTFGEMTAAEKKAFSHRARALAVLKQACLSAG
- a CDS encoding RlmE family RNA methyltransferase, giving the protein MSRGRGDMGGRAPFGRKNRTESSNRWLRRQQSDPYVQRAKAEGYRSRSAYKLLELDASIGLLKPGATVIDLGSAPGGWLQVAAAKRCRIVGIDLLPVEPVTGADILAGDFTDAALQEAIRAKAAGPVHLVMSDMAANATGTRAVDRLRAEGLAEAVLAFAFEVLAPDGAVVIKLVKGAEANVIQTAKPAFGSVRLVRPPATRRDSSEVYLVATRFRGVRPDTPEPA
- the rph gene encoding ribonuclease PH, translating into MRPSGRAANELRPIRLETGFTKHAEGACLVHFGETRVLCTASVEERVPPFLRNTGRGWVTAEYGMLPRSTHTRSAREAARGKQSGRTQEIQRLIGRSLRAVTLLDGLGERQITLDCDVLQADGGTRTAAITGAYVALHVALQGLVDQGALPALPLRSAVAAVSCGLCAGQPVLDLDYAEDSTAEADGNFVLTASGDLIEVQTTAESAPLSRAHFDALLQLAEQGVRQLVDHQRRALGLGG